Proteins from a single region of Paenibacillus sp. BIHB 4019:
- a CDS encoding SMI1/KNR4 family protein, with translation MNDELMGRLKAFLHREDNSTLVGIAASQEEIESAQQRLKVSFHADYIHFIQAFGGAYAGLAVHAFSNGSSIGKETVVDLTLAFREQFAGSTIAEVLESSYVIAMDGSGDPIIINSDGQVLICYHDNGEMKPLADSFEALIEDCFLEW, from the coding sequence ATGAATGACGAGCTAATGGGACGACTAAAGGCGTTCCTTCATCGGGAGGATAATAGTACGTTAGTCGGCATTGCTGCCAGCCAAGAGGAAATTGAAAGTGCGCAGCAGCGGCTGAAGGTGAGCTTTCATGCAGACTATATTCATTTTATCCAGGCGTTTGGCGGTGCGTATGCAGGTCTAGCTGTCCATGCGTTCTCGAATGGCTCTAGCATTGGAAAAGAAACCGTTGTTGATTTGACGCTGGCGTTTCGGGAGCAATTTGCGGGAAGTACAATTGCCGAGGTTTTGGAGAGCAGTTATGTGATAGCGATGGATGGTTCCGGCGATCCTATTATCATTAATTCGGATGGGCAGGTTCTCATCTGCTATCACGATAATGGGGAAATGAAGCCATTGGCAGACTCGTTTGAGGCGCTGATAGAGGATTGTTTTTTGGAGTGGTGA
- a CDS encoding AraC family transcriptional regulator, with protein MLEHMNRALAYIEEHLTEEIDYKEAARRALCSEYHFKRMFSFLAGLTMSEYIRRRRLTLAAFELQQSQVRVIDVAIKYGYQSPDAFTKAFQLYHGVTPSEARSSGPSLKVCPRMTFQLIVKGGVEMNYRIEEKAGFRIVGIHKRVPIQFNGVNPEIAAMWQSLDEQKIAALKQLSNTEPYGMISGSANFSEGRMEEKGELDHYIGVATTLACPEPFSQLEVAASSWAVFEAVGPFPGTLQEIWGRIYSEWFPSSSYEQVEGPEILWNEHKDTASAAFKSEIWIPVRKRM; from the coding sequence ATGCTTGAGCACATGAACCGGGCATTGGCCTATATAGAGGAGCATTTGACGGAGGAGATTGATTATAAAGAGGCGGCAAGGCGGGCATTATGCTCGGAATATCATTTTAAGCGAATGTTCTCATTTCTTGCCGGGCTTACGATGTCAGAGTATATTCGCCGCAGGCGCCTAACGCTGGCTGCCTTTGAGCTGCAGCAAAGCCAGGTTAGAGTGATCGATGTTGCGATCAAATACGGCTATCAATCACCGGACGCATTTACGAAGGCGTTTCAGCTTTACCATGGGGTTACACCATCCGAAGCAAGAAGCAGCGGGCCATCGTTAAAGGTTTGCCCTCGCATGACCTTCCAGCTAATCGTTAAAGGAGGAGTCGAAATGAATTATCGCATCGAGGAAAAAGCGGGTTTTCGCATCGTCGGCATTCACAAGCGGGTGCCCATCCAGTTTAACGGGGTGAATCCGGAAATCGCGGCGATGTGGCAAAGCTTGGATGAGCAAAAGATAGCTGCGCTCAAGCAGCTGTCCAATACCGAGCCCTATGGCATGATTAGCGGCTCGGCGAATTTCTCGGAAGGCCGGATGGAGGAGAAGGGCGAGCTGGATCATTATATTGGCGTAGCCACAACGCTCGCATGTCCAGAGCCATTTTCACAATTGGAGGTTGCTGCATCATCCTGGGCTGTATTTGAAGCAGTCGGGCCATTCCCGGGTACGCTTCAAGAAATTTGGGGCCGGATTTATTCGGAGTGGTTCCCGTCTTCCAGCTATGAGCAAGTAGAGGGGCCGGAGATTTTGTGGAATGAGCATAAGGACACTGCGTCGGCGGCGTTTAAAAGCGAGATTTGGATACCAGTCAGGAAGCGAATGTAA
- a CDS encoding ATP-binding protein yields the protein MRKQIKLSHVIYLVFFVLLLIVVRWSWQNQLAVENPPTVKQGVLDLRGVDLDETKPLLLDGEWLFYAGQWVGASNIESAVQGQLLQVPGKWNAAFAHTDQEAYGYGTYYVRILLDRPSVEPFSVWFQSIYTASEVEINGELLAKFGELAEGPEGHVSENKSFKVSYDGENQVELDLFVRASNYEAPLNGGITRSVQIGTEAGIDQIYTYSSAFQLIVIVIFLLHALYGLIIYLINVRKTEFIMFFLMMIASAMTIAVYHHGILFQLFPAEFAWTLKLKAYAYVWFSFFLLMMGRAFIGLTRKGLLFYSYVCLLAAYTIFVAMGPLELVLYSIESGLYMLLYYIPLFWTAYYFMKMVLNHAEGALFLLFSVVCVINNILWGAVYYAGTSQYMFYPVDLIAAITSFSAHWFKRYYHNWHENVSLNAQLAESNRLKDRFLANTSHELRTPLHGIMNIAQSVLTRKKHVLDEQSQRDMELLIMVSRRMSLMLGDLLDVVRLQDKRIQVRMSAVNIQSVAAGVLDMLRFLTEGTKVKLRMDMKENLPRVYADEERLVQIIINLVHNALKYTEEGSVELAAEQVNGSVWIRVTDTGVGMDEAMQKRAFQRYEQGASGVGGIGLGLSICKDLVELHGGELFVQSQPGKGSMFSFKLSVFDASVEDVLPQTMIHVKKEAESLAAVGAQLAAGADAMAAARYDLTEVALPASKSGGDADRIRVLAVDDDPVNLKVLVHILSAEMYHIELAFSAREALDKLHLEQWDLVIADVMMPGMSGYELTRLIRERFTLYELPIILLTARSEPEDIYAGFVAGANDYVTKPVDALELKYRAGSLSSLKQAVNERLSMEAAYLQAQIQPHFLFNALNSILALSEIDADKMRNLAEAFTSYLRISFDFLTAGKLVPLSRELELVENYLYIEQQRFGERLKVEWEVQAEVDKDMPIPPLTIQPLVENAVRHGLLSQRKGGTLGIRIVQHADTVEFYVSDTGVGMDAEQLSRLLSPAGRENRGIGLLNTHSRLTRLYGKGLRIASKVGEGTVVEFGISRFGE from the coding sequence TTGAGAAAACAAATTAAGTTAAGCCATGTGATTTACTTGGTATTTTTTGTTTTGCTGCTCATTGTTGTGCGCTGGAGCTGGCAAAACCAGCTCGCCGTAGAAAACCCGCCAACGGTAAAGCAAGGCGTGCTGGATTTGCGCGGTGTAGATTTGGATGAAACCAAGCCGTTACTGCTGGACGGAGAGTGGTTATTTTATGCGGGGCAATGGGTTGGTGCATCTAATATAGAAAGCGCTGTCCAGGGACAACTGCTGCAGGTGCCGGGCAAATGGAATGCGGCCTTTGCCCATACTGATCAAGAGGCATATGGATATGGAACGTATTATGTGCGAATTTTGCTCGATCGGCCTTCGGTTGAGCCGTTTAGCGTGTGGTTTCAATCCATTTATACCGCTTCGGAGGTGGAGATTAACGGGGAACTGCTTGCGAAGTTCGGCGAGCTTGCCGAGGGGCCGGAAGGACATGTTTCCGAGAATAAGTCATTCAAGGTGAGCTATGACGGTGAAAATCAAGTGGAGCTGGATTTGTTCGTTCGAGCATCCAATTATGAAGCGCCGCTGAACGGCGGCATTACTCGTTCTGTACAGATTGGCACGGAAGCAGGGATTGACCAAATCTATACCTACTCCAGTGCTTTTCAGCTCATCGTGATTGTCATTTTCCTGCTTCATGCGTTATATGGGCTGATCATTTATTTGATTAATGTTCGGAAAACCGAATTTATTATGTTTTTTCTCATGATGATTGCATCGGCCATGACGATTGCTGTCTATCACCACGGGATTTTATTCCAGTTATTCCCTGCTGAATTTGCATGGACGTTGAAGCTGAAAGCTTATGCGTACGTATGGTTCTCCTTCTTTCTCCTCATGATGGGCAGGGCGTTTATTGGGCTTACTCGCAAAGGCCTGTTGTTTTATAGCTACGTCTGCCTCCTAGCGGCGTATACGATTTTTGTCGCAATGGGACCGCTAGAGCTGGTGCTTTATTCGATAGAATCGGGGCTATACATGCTGCTGTATTATATCCCCTTGTTCTGGACGGCCTATTATTTTATGAAAATGGTGTTGAATCATGCAGAAGGCGCCTTGTTTCTTTTATTTTCCGTCGTATGTGTCATTAACAATATTTTATGGGGAGCGGTGTATTACGCTGGAACGTCGCAATATATGTTTTATCCGGTAGATTTAATTGCTGCGATTACGAGCTTCTCGGCCCATTGGTTTAAAAGATATTATCATAATTGGCATGAAAATGTTTCTCTCAACGCCCAATTGGCGGAATCAAATCGCTTGAAGGATCGTTTTCTCGCCAATACGTCGCATGAGCTGCGTACGCCGCTGCACGGCATTATGAACATTGCTCAAAGCGTGCTGACGCGAAAAAAGCATGTGCTGGATGAACAGAGCCAGCGCGATATGGAGCTGCTTATTATGGTCAGCCGCCGAATGTCGCTCATGCTAGGGGACCTGCTCGACGTTGTCAGGCTTCAGGATAAAAGGATTCAAGTCCGCATGTCCGCGGTCAACATCCAGTCCGTTGCTGCTGGCGTGCTGGATATGCTGCGGTTTTTGACCGAGGGCACGAAGGTTAAGCTGCGGATGGATATGAAGGAAAATTTGCCGCGTGTTTATGCCGATGAAGAACGATTGGTGCAAATTATCATTAATTTGGTGCATAATGCGCTCAAGTACACCGAAGAGGGGAGCGTGGAACTGGCTGCCGAGCAGGTAAACGGATCTGTGTGGATACGGGTAACCGATACCGGAGTAGGTATGGATGAGGCGATGCAAAAGCGTGCTTTCCAGCGTTATGAGCAAGGAGCTTCTGGGGTCGGGGGCATTGGGCTCGGCTTAAGTATATGCAAGGACTTGGTCGAATTGCATGGCGGCGAGCTGTTCGTCCAATCCCAGCCGGGCAAAGGCAGCATGTTCAGCTTTAAATTGTCCGTGTTTGATGCGAGCGTGGAAGACGTTCTGCCTCAGACCATGATTCATGTGAAAAAAGAAGCGGAATCGCTGGCAGCTGTCGGCGCACAGCTTGCAGCAGGAGCGGACGCGATGGCAGCCGCCCGTTATGATTTAACTGAAGTCGCTCTGCCTGCCTCGAAGTCTGGTGGAGATGCAGACCGGATTCGTGTGCTGGCTGTTGATGATGATCCCGTCAATCTGAAGGTGCTGGTTCATATTTTGTCAGCGGAAATGTACCATATTGAGCTGGCGTTTTCCGCGCGGGAAGCGTTGGACAAGCTCCACCTAGAGCAGTGGGACCTTGTTATTGCAGACGTGATGATGCCCGGCATGTCAGGGTACGAGTTGACGCGATTAATTCGCGAGCGGTTTACGCTGTATGAGCTGCCGATTATTTTGCTGACCGCGCGCAGCGAGCCGGAAGATATTTATGCCGGTTTCGTGGCGGGAGCAAACGATTATGTTACCAAGCCCGTAGACGCACTGGAGCTAAAGTATCGGGCGGGGTCGCTTTCCTCGCTCAAGCAGGCAGTTAATGAGCGATTAAGCATGGAGGCCGCTTATTTGCAGGCGCAAATCCAGCCGCATTTTCTGTTTAATGCTTTGAACTCGATTTTGGCGCTAAGCGAAATTGATGCGGATAAGATGAGAAACTTAGCTGAGGCGTTTACGTCATACCTGCGTATTAGCTTTGACTTTCTCACCGCTGGCAAGCTTGTACCGCTGTCACGGGAGCTTGAGCTGGTAGAAAACTATTTATATATTGAGCAGCAGCGTTTTGGAGAGCGGCTTAAGGTGGAGTGGGAAGTACAGGCGGAAGTGGATAAGGACATGCCGATTCCTCCGCTTACCATTCAACCGTTAGTAGAAAATGCGGTCAGGCACGGGCTGTTGAGCCAGCGCAAGGGTGGGACGCTAGGCATTCGTATTGTACAGCACGCCGATACAGTGGAATTTTATGTGAGTGATACGGGGGTTGGCATGGATGCGGAGCAGCTTAGCAGGCTGTTAAGCCCGGCAGGCAGAGAAAATCGTGGGATTGGGCTGCTGAATACGCATAGCCGTTTGACGCGGCTTTATGGGAAAGGGCTTAGGATTGCGAGTAAGGTTGGCGAGGGGACCGTCGTAGAATTTGGCATTTCGAGGTTTGGGGAGTAG
- a CDS encoding ArsR family transcriptional regulator — protein sequence MLELSFRDPNRLVSVSHALSTRARVDMLQLLSTKSLNVMEIAETLQLPVSTVANNVKILEAAELINTELLPASRGAMKVCSRNYDDIRISFNVEKTFPKGALNVYEMEMPIGHYSECEAHPTCGMANAEGMIVREDDPAAFYHPKHTGAQIIWLRKGYLEYLMPLDIPANARVESLEVALEMCSEAPNYDNNWPSDITVWVNEVDIGTWTSPGDFGDRRGKLNPAWWPDWSTQYGLLKTWRIDRKLTTLDMEEISGVTVDDLQLMHRPYVRLRIGVKQDAVHQGGINVFGRQFGDYEQEIVLKIYYSETQE from the coding sequence ATGCTGGAGCTAAGTTTTCGTGACCCTAACAGGCTTGTATCCGTCTCACATGCCTTATCCACCCGTGCCCGTGTCGATATGCTTCAACTGCTTAGCACCAAAAGCTTGAATGTAATGGAGATTGCGGAGACGCTGCAATTGCCGGTATCAACGGTTGCTAATAACGTGAAGATTTTAGAGGCGGCTGAGCTCATCAATACCGAGCTGCTGCCAGCTTCACGAGGAGCGATGAAGGTATGCAGCCGTAATTATGATGATATCCGCATTTCCTTTAATGTAGAGAAAACGTTCCCTAAAGGGGCGCTAAATGTATATGAGATGGAAATGCCGATCGGGCATTATAGTGAATGCGAGGCTCATCCGACCTGCGGCATGGCGAATGCCGAGGGGATGATCGTCAGGGAGGATGACCCTGCAGCCTTCTATCATCCGAAGCATACTGGAGCTCAAATTATTTGGCTGCGCAAAGGCTATTTGGAATATTTAATGCCGCTGGATATCCCCGCGAATGCCCGGGTTGAATCGTTAGAGGTGGCGCTGGAAATGTGCTCCGAAGCGCCAAACTACGACAATAACTGGCCTTCGGATATTACGGTATGGGTAAATGAAGTGGACATCGGAACTTGGACGAGCCCAGGCGATTTCGGAGATCGGCGCGGCAAGCTGAATCCAGCATGGTGGCCGGACTGGTCAACCCAATACGGGTTGCTCAAGACGTGGCGAATCGACCGGAAGCTGACAACGCTGGATATGGAGGAAATATCGGGCGTTACGGTCGATGACCTGCAGCTTATGCATCGTCCATATGTCAGGCTGCGAATCGGCGTTAAGCAGGATGCCGTCCACCAAGGCGGAATCAATGTATTCGGCAGACAATTTGGGGATTATGAGCAGGAGATTGTGCTGAAGATTTATTATTCCGAAACGCAGGAGTAA
- a CDS encoding ABC transporter substrate-binding protein has product MKKVYGPVLAAVMSVALLLSACSGGNGGGNAAATGGNAASESGGSEQESAASGQKVTLSFWTLFSGGDGDNMQALIDEFNKTHPDIQVKNTKLEWGEYYTKLITAVGNGNGPDIGISHTSRLPDLINQGVVTELDDVAQLANVSWESYNANLLNATIVDGKHFAIPIDTHPFIMYYNKKLLKEAGLLDDNGKPVLEQSADGFVAFLDTLKQKLPAKVTPFALSNSNDDPFRLWWSLYSQLGGNDVVSDDLATAALDADKGTKAAEYIQKLYTSGYIKKNDPDFYKNFQSGTAAIMMTGVWATGTWEATKDFEFGAMPIPKFFDQEATWGDSHTIILPVTKKEDEAKRKAAITFADWIADNGQIWAKAGHIPSKPSVFDKPEFKALPNRGDYASVADTVKFSKPSTKNWQIRDDALFKYLNEVWVSKMTPADVMTKMQEAIQKILNS; this is encoded by the coding sequence ATGAAAAAGGTTTATGGTCCGGTATTGGCGGCAGTGATGTCGGTTGCGCTGCTGCTTAGCGCATGCTCGGGAGGCAATGGCGGCGGCAATGCAGCGGCAACGGGAGGAAACGCTGCTTCCGAATCCGGAGGCAGTGAGCAGGAATCGGCTGCCAGCGGCCAAAAGGTAACGTTATCGTTCTGGACGTTATTCAGCGGTGGCGATGGCGACAATATGCAAGCGCTGATCGATGAGTTCAACAAAACGCATCCAGACATTCAAGTGAAAAACACGAAGCTGGAATGGGGCGAATATTACACCAAGCTGATTACTGCTGTCGGCAACGGAAACGGTCCCGATATCGGTATTTCCCATACGTCCCGCTTGCCGGATTTAATTAATCAGGGAGTTGTCACGGAGCTCGACGATGTGGCGCAACTGGCAAATGTAAGCTGGGAGAGCTATAACGCCAATCTCTTGAATGCAACAATCGTAGACGGCAAGCATTTCGCCATTCCGATCGATACACACCCTTTCATCATGTACTACAATAAAAAGCTGTTGAAGGAAGCGGGTTTGCTTGATGACAACGGCAAGCCTGTACTAGAGCAGTCGGCAGACGGTTTTGTAGCCTTTTTGGATACGCTCAAACAGAAATTGCCTGCCAAGGTGACGCCGTTTGCCCTGTCGAACAGCAATGATGATCCATTCCGTCTATGGTGGTCGCTATACTCCCAATTAGGCGGCAATGATGTCGTTTCAGACGATCTTGCAACAGCGGCGCTCGACGCGGACAAAGGCACAAAGGCAGCCGAATATATCCAGAAGCTTTACACGAGCGGCTATATTAAGAAAAACGATCCGGATTTCTATAAGAACTTCCAAAGCGGGACGGCTGCGATTATGATGACGGGCGTCTGGGCGACAGGCACTTGGGAGGCGACGAAGGACTTCGAATTTGGGGCGATGCCGATACCGAAATTTTTCGATCAGGAAGCGACTTGGGGCGATTCGCATACGATCATTTTGCCAGTGACGAAGAAGGAAGATGAGGCGAAGCGCAAAGCTGCGATCACGTTCGCGGATTGGATTGCAGATAATGGCCAAATTTGGGCCAAGGCGGGACATATCCCTTCCAAGCCATCCGTTTTCGATAAGCCGGAGTTTAAAGCTCTTCCGAACCGCGGCGATTATGCTTCTGTAGCGGACACGGTCAAGTTCAGCAAGCCTTCTACGAAAAACTGGCAAATTAGGGACGATGCGTTGTTCAAATATTTGAACGAGGTTTGGGTAAGCAAAATGACGCCAGCAGACGTCATGACCAAAATGCAGGAAGCCATTCAAAAAATATTAAACAGCTAG
- a CDS encoding sugar ABC transporter permease, producing MRISKLRADLLALLFLLPFLTIYVLFTIWPMFKGVEMTFYKWTLIKKMAYVGWDNYQRMLQDQEVWSAIWHSAIFVVITTPTMIVLALALALIANRKSVLQKFYRSIFFIPSVLSVAVASFLGLFIFQPYMGLVNTFLHLLHLLPEEIEIFWLTETWLSWIAIAAITLWWTVGFNFILYLSAMQDIPEEIYEAARLDGASDWSIFWNITLPYLNPLTKTITMLQIISSFKVFLQIYIITGGGPLDQTRPIIQLIYQTGFRKNDLGYAATMSYVVFFILLALSVIQYWFNNRKGAHV from the coding sequence ATGAGGATAAGCAAGCTGAGAGCTGACCTTCTTGCATTATTGTTTCTACTGCCCTTTTTAACCATTTATGTGTTGTTTACGATTTGGCCTATGTTTAAGGGCGTCGAGATGACCTTCTACAAATGGACATTAATTAAGAAAATGGCTTATGTGGGCTGGGACAACTATCAACGTATGCTTCAGGATCAAGAGGTGTGGTCTGCAATTTGGCATTCCGCGATTTTTGTTGTCATTACGACGCCGACGATGATTGTGCTGGCGCTCGCGCTCGCGCTAATCGCTAATCGAAAATCGGTTTTGCAAAAATTTTATCGATCCATCTTTTTTATCCCGAGCGTTTTATCAGTTGCTGTCGCTTCATTTCTGGGCTTGTTTATTTTTCAGCCGTATATGGGACTTGTTAATACATTTCTCCATTTGCTGCATTTGCTTCCGGAGGAAATAGAAATTTTTTGGCTGACGGAAACGTGGTTGTCCTGGATTGCGATTGCGGCGATTACGTTGTGGTGGACGGTCGGCTTTAACTTTATTCTCTATTTGTCGGCGATGCAGGACATTCCGGAAGAAATCTACGAGGCGGCCCGTTTGGACGGCGCCAGCGATTGGAGCATTTTCTGGAACATTACGCTGCCGTATTTGAATCCGCTCACCAAGACGATTACGATGCTGCAAATTATTAGCTCATTTAAAGTGTTTTTGCAAATCTACATTATTACAGGTGGAGGCCCGCTTGACCAAACAAGGCCCATTATCCAATTGATCTATCAAACCGGCTTCCGCAAAAACGATTTGGGATACGCGGCAACGATGTCGTATGTCGTATTTTTTATTCTGCTTGCTTTGTCTGTCATCCAATATTGGTTCAACAATCGGAAAGGGGCGCATGTGTAA
- a CDS encoding carbohydrate ABC transporter permease → MKWLYRAISLLAAFFFTAPIIWMLVVSVKREGMKIVTLLDWFTPPYSLDIYQQVLNETKIMSWTFNSLFVAVCVTVLTVAIAALAGFALSKLPFRYRSLMFFVVLAGLLIPGEAIIIPLYQVAKEMNLLNSYQGLILPALASPVAVIVLKSFFDGVPNELIESVQIDGGGIWRIFAYIMLPLTRPALASMAILTFIGSWNNFLWPFLSVTDDNLFTIPMGIPTLMSQYSEDYVKPMVINTLASIPIILLFIIFERQIVKGISLSGIKG, encoded by the coding sequence ATGAAATGGCTTTATCGGGCGATATCGCTGCTCGCGGCATTTTTCTTCACGGCCCCCATTATTTGGATGCTTGTCGTGTCTGTGAAAAGAGAAGGAATGAAGATTGTAACGCTGCTGGACTGGTTTACACCTCCGTATTCGCTAGACATCTATCAGCAAGTGCTGAACGAAACTAAAATTATGAGCTGGACCTTCAACAGCCTTTTCGTCGCCGTCTGTGTGACCGTTTTAACGGTGGCGATTGCAGCTTTGGCTGGCTTTGCGCTATCGAAGCTGCCGTTTCGCTATCGTTCGCTCATGTTTTTTGTCGTACTCGCCGGCTTGCTTATTCCTGGGGAAGCGATCATTATTCCGCTTTATCAGGTGGCCAAGGAGATGAACCTTTTGAACAGCTACCAGGGCTTGATTTTACCTGCGCTGGCCTCGCCGGTAGCGGTTATCGTGCTCAAAAGCTTTTTCGACGGCGTACCGAATGAGTTGATTGAAAGCGTGCAAATCGATGGCGGCGGCATTTGGCGCATTTTTGCCTACATTATGCTTCCCTTGACGCGCCCGGCTCTGGCCTCGATGGCGATCTTGACCTTCATCGGTTCGTGGAATAACTTTTTGTGGCCGTTCCTGTCCGTAACCGACGACAATCTGTTTACTATCCCAATGGGCATTCCGACCCTGATGAGCCAGTATTCGGAGGATTATGTGAAGCCGATGGTCATTAATACGCTTGCCTCAATCCCGATTATATTGCTATTTATTATTTTTGAACGGCAGATTGTTAAAGGAATCAGCTTGTCGGGAATTAAAGGATGA